The proteins below are encoded in one region of Ursus arctos isolate Adak ecotype North America unplaced genomic scaffold, UrsArc2.0 scaffold_24, whole genome shotgun sequence:
- the SLC16A5 gene encoding monocarboxylate transporter 6 isoform X1, whose protein sequence is MSRDLERAEGCWAWVVLLASLVTQGLTLGFPTCTGIFFTELQHEFQASNSETSWFPSILTAMLHAGGPLCSILVGRFGCRVTVMLGGALASLGMVASSFCRTLSQLYLTAGFITGLGMCFSFQSSITVLGFYFSRHRALANALASVGVSLGITLWPLLSRYLLEDLGWRGTFLVFGGVFLHCCVCGAILRPVATSTAPETTEGPPPPSKTSAPGCVAACGRAIQRHLAFDILRHNAGYRVYTLGVMWMILGFPLPHVFLVPYAMWHGVDEHRAALLISIIGFSNIFLRPMAGLVAGRRDFAGHRKYLFSLAALLNGLTNLVCAASADFRVLVGYCLAYSVSMSGIGALLFQVLMDIVPMDRFSSALGLFTILESISILISPPLAGLLLDTTDNNFSYVFYMSSFFLISAALFMGGSFCVLQKKERPGKRAETEGAITEAASEQGLMVEDSRGSKKRLNTEVMYVTSV, encoded by the exons ATGTCCCGGGACCTGGAGCGTGCAGAGGGCTGCTGGGCCTGGGTAGTGCTGCTGGCTTCCCTGGTAACCCAGGGCCTCACTCTGGGCTTCCCCACGTGCACTGGCATCTTCTTCACTGAACTGCAGCACGAGTTCCAGGCCAGCAACAGTGAGACCTCATGGTTCCCCTCCATCTTGACAGCCATGCTCCACGCTGGGG gACCCCTGTGCAGCATCCTGGTGGGACGCTTTGGCTGCAGAGTGACGGTGATGCTGGGGGGCGCACTGGCCAGCCTGGGCATGGTGGCCAGCTCCTTCTGCCGCACCCTGAGCCAGCTCTACCTCACAGCAGGATTCATCACAG GCCTGGGCATGTGCTTCAGCTTCCAGTCGAGCATCACCGTGCTAGGCTTCTACTTCTCCCGCCATCGGGCGCTGGCCAATGCGCTGGCTTCGGTGGGCGTCTCCCTGGGCATCACACTCTGGCCACTGCTCTCCCGCTACCTCCTGGAGGACCTGGGCTGGAGGGGCACCTTCCTTGTCTTCGGCGGAGTTTTTCTCCACTGCTGTGTCTGTGGAGCCATCCTGAGGCCCGTGGCCACCAGCACGGCCCCTGAGACCACGGAAGGCCCCCCTCCACCTTCCAAGACATCTGCTCCCGGCTGCGTGGCAGCGTGTGGTCGGGCCATCCAGCGCCACCTGGCCTTTGATATCCTGCGGCACAACGCGGGCTACCGCGTGTATACGCTGGGTGTTATGTGGATGATCCTGGGTTTCCCGCTGCCGCACGTCTTCCTGGTGCCCTACGCCATGTGGCATGGGGTGGACGAACACAGGGCAGCCCTGCTCATCTCCATCATTGGCTTCAGCAACATCTTCCTGCGGCCCATGGCTGGGCTGGTGGCAGGCCGGCGGGACTTCGCTGGCCACCGGAAGTATCTGTTCAGCCTGGCAGCCCTGCTCAATGGCCTCACCAACCTGGTGTGCGCTGCGTCGGCCGACTTCCGGGTGCTGGTGGGCTACTGCTTGGCATACAGCGTGTCCATGAGTGGCATCGGAGCCCTCCTCTTCCAGGTCCTCATGGACATTGTCCCCATGGATCGGTTCTCTAGCGCCCTGGGCCTCTTCACCATCCTGGAGAGCATCTCCATCCTCATCTCGCCGCCTCTGGCTG GGCTCCTCCTGGACACCACCGACAACAACTTTAGCTACGTTTTCTACATGTCAAGCTTCTTCCTCATATCAGCTGCCCTCTTCATGGGTGGCAGCTTCTGTGTCCTGCAGAAGAAGGAGAGGCCAGGCAAGCGGGCCGAGACAGAAGGAGCCATCACGGAGGCCGCCTCAGAGCAGGGCCTCATGGTGGAGGACTCACGTGGTTCCAAGAAACGGCTGAACACCGAGGTCATGTATGTGACCAGCGTCTGA